The Solirubrobacterales bacterium genome has a window encoding:
- a CDS encoding HD domain-containing protein, giving the protein MGNQVSLSEQPVLGESVTNGAGLTGDGERPWVRDLVDGQAIDAVFGVRERELRQRRNGGQWLRLSVCDRSGTVEAAVWDGVEESFEIAVPGSAVHLSGRFGVHPQYGPKITVEAIRPADPGEFEGADLADGPSVPVERLEADLRELLETIQSPQLRELLDRFFDQGSPLWARFREAPAAKYYHQAYRHGLLDHTVSVAQAVSASASAFAGVDRDIAVTGALLHDIGKTIAYNDDPLGIDLTDAGRLQGEIPLGYYLVRREMERIDGFDPELAQAILHIVLSHHGTLENGSPVIPATREATLVHAMDNLGGRLGSFDRIERALPDGEAWSRFDRGIDSAAYFRSRAA; this is encoded by the coding sequence TGGGCAACCAGGTTTCATTGAGCGAGCAGCCAGTGTTGGGCGAAAGCGTCACGAACGGCGCGGGCCTCACCGGTGATGGGGAGCGACCCTGGGTGCGCGACCTCGTTGACGGCCAGGCCATCGATGCTGTGTTCGGCGTTCGAGAGCGCGAGCTGCGCCAGCGGCGAAACGGCGGGCAATGGCTCAGGCTGTCTGTGTGCGATCGCTCCGGGACGGTGGAGGCGGCCGTCTGGGATGGCGTTGAGGAGTCGTTCGAGATCGCCGTCCCGGGTTCCGCGGTTCACCTCAGCGGACGCTTCGGAGTTCATCCGCAGTACGGGCCGAAGATCACGGTTGAGGCGATCCGCCCCGCCGATCCAGGGGAGTTCGAGGGGGCAGATCTCGCCGATGGTCCCAGCGTGCCGGTGGAGCGCCTCGAGGCCGATCTCCGCGAGCTGCTCGAGACGATCCAGAGCCCCCAGCTTCGCGAGTTGCTCGACCGCTTCTTCGACCAGGGCTCGCCTCTCTGGGCCAGGTTCCGGGAGGCGCCGGCCGCCAAGTACTACCACCAGGCGTACCGCCACGGGCTTCTCGATCACACCGTCTCGGTTGCGCAGGCGGTGAGCGCCTCCGCCTCGGCCTTCGCCGGAGTGGACCGTGACATCGCGGTGACCGGGGCGCTGCTCCACGACATCGGCAAGACCATCGCCTACAACGACGACCCGCTGGGAATCGACCTCACCGATGCCGGCCGCCTGCAGGGTGAGATCCCCCTCGGCTACTACCTCGTCCGTCGCGAGATGGAGCGAATCGACGGGTTCGATCCGGAGCTTGCGCAGGCGATCCTTCACATCGTCCTCTCGCATCACGGGACGCTCGAGAACGGCTCGCCGGTGATCCCGGCCACCCGCGAGGCCACCCTGGTGCACGCAATGGACAACCTCGGCGGCCGGCTGGGCAGCTTCGATCGGATCGAGCGCGCGCTTCCGGATGGCGAGGCTTGGTCGCGGTTCGACCGCGGGATCGACTCCGCCGCCTACTTCCGGTCCCGAGCGGCTTAG